Proteins encoded by one window of Cylindrospermum stagnale PCC 7417:
- a CDS encoding Rpn family recombination-promoting nuclease/putative transposase produces MFDNVCKFLAESFSTDFATWLLGKAITVTELSPSELFLEPMRADALILLQSDEIVLHLEFQTQPKADIPFRMADYRLRVHRRFPSKKMHQVVIYLQPSKSELVQQTAFILEKTRHEFEVIRLWEQPTDVFLSSPGLLPLATLSQTGDKAGTLEQVSQQIEKLDNSRNQSNVAASTAILAGLVLDKELIRQLLRRDFMRESVIYQDILQEEAFSLIMRQLRRRVGTVAPALQLQIQALSLTKLEDLGEALLDFSSLADLEAWLAQTKSG; encoded by the coding sequence ATATTTGATAATGTATGTAAATTTCTGGCTGAGTCATTTTCAACTGACTTTGCAACTTGGCTACTTGGTAAAGCAATTACAGTGACTGAACTCAGTCCATCTGAATTGTTTCTGGAACCAATGAGAGCCGACGCCTTAATTTTGTTACAGTCAGATGAAATTGTCCTGCATTTGGAATTTCAAACCCAACCAAAAGCAGATATTCCTTTTCGGATGGCTGATTATCGTTTGCGGGTACATCGCAGATTTCCTAGTAAAAAAATGCACCAAGTTGTCATTTACCTCCAACCCAGTAAATCTGAGTTAGTGCAACAAACTGCATTTATCCTAGAAAAAACCCGTCATGAATTTGAAGTAATTCGTTTGTGGGAACAACCAACAGATGTTTTTTTGAGTTCTCCAGGTTTATTACCACTGGCTACACTTAGTCAAACCGGAGATAAAGCAGGAACTCTAGAACAAGTTTCTCAACAAATTGAAAAGCTTGATAATAGCAGAAATCAAAGTAACGTAGCTGCATCTACAGCTATCTTAGCCGGGCTAGTATTAGATAAGGAACTGATTAGACAATTATTGCGGAGAGATTTTATGCGCGAGTCAGTCATTTATCAGGATATTTTACAAGAAGAAGCTTTTTCTTTGATTATGCGACAACTGCGTCGTCGAGTTGGGACGGTTGCACCAGCATTACAATTACAAATTCAGGCTTTATCTTTAACTAAGTTGGAAGACTTGGGAGAGGCTTTACTTGACTTTTCGAGTTTAGCAGATTTAGAAGCTTGGTTAGCACAAACAAAATCGGGGTGA
- a CDS encoding pentapeptide repeat-containing protein, with protein sequence MATPIVRRNTNQSNRPKEPETATSLPLATRRFAAWAVEITLVVTSGLVPFGMGVYANSRSDLNRVSLNPVLLVTERAIAQPLALPVSYGIRNVASPTNFLWTVALLAPLTLSWWQLYLLAKTGSTIPKRWFGVRVVTEEGKAPGLGAVLVREGIGRGAMPVTAAYLLWRYSFAFPNLGLFIFLTVFIVLGEGMGWPSQRRRRALHDLLAGTYTIDATRPFPPTSSASNKRGKSTLGNGDDQLQEGKEEVGRTVGTPAATKTRPSLTLVVVALVSMTAVLSALVGTQVYVQTQEQARKSQQINSQQFLTLIKYLNPNSGATNEERQSAILALGGLNDPQAIKFLADLLVKETDPNLLDNIQQALANVGPKAIPELKRLNQFLAGELELVSDTQEREIRQKRLNINQRTINKILAVYTGKINDVDLGNTQLGNNASGESASFNLVLDKVDLSGIVFKGANLNQASFQGSRFRGVGEDGRWDTYDDAIANLSQAQMRQVNLTDANLSRVLMTGIDLSRATLNRANLANARLFDAKLNSTQLVGTDLRSAVLEKASLTGADISDAKLNEANLYAANLGRVTAIATQLSNANLTKTDWQGADLSEADLDHANLSDANLSTARLTRAVLRSANMENANLRNADLSRADLQGANVAGADFQGTILFPPKQDPADQFVQTPDLGSQSALVQGVDFTQAKNLDSKQLAFICTQGGIHRRCP encoded by the coding sequence ATGGCGACGCCAATTGTCAGGAGAAATACTAATCAATCTAACCGACCAAAAGAGCCGGAAACAGCCACTTCGCTGCCATTAGCAACTAGGCGTTTTGCCGCTTGGGCAGTAGAAATCACCCTAGTCGTTACCAGTGGGTTGGTTCCCTTTGGCATGGGCGTGTATGCCAATTCCCGAAGTGATCTCAACCGTGTGTCACTTAACCCGGTGCTGCTAGTCACAGAAAGAGCGATCGCTCAACCTTTGGCTCTACCTGTAAGTTATGGCATCCGTAACGTAGCATCGCCGACTAATTTCTTGTGGACAGTCGCCTTGTTAGCGCCCCTAACCCTCTCATGGTGGCAATTATATTTACTTGCTAAAACTGGCAGCACCATTCCTAAGCGTTGGTTTGGCGTGCGGGTAGTCACCGAGGAAGGTAAAGCCCCCGGATTGGGTGCAGTTTTGGTGCGTGAAGGAATTGGTCGTGGGGCAATGCCTGTTACTGCTGCTTATCTGCTGTGGCGCTACAGTTTTGCTTTCCCTAATTTAGGTCTTTTCATATTTTTGACCGTTTTCATTGTGCTAGGGGAAGGCATGGGATGGCCATCCCAACGGCGGCGTCGTGCCCTACACGACCTGTTGGCAGGAACTTACACCATAGATGCCACTCGCCCATTTCCACCAACATCCTCAGCCAGTAATAAACGGGGTAAATCCACTCTGGGTAATGGAGACGATCAGTTACAGGAGGGTAAAGAGGAAGTAGGACGAACTGTGGGCACTCCAGCAGCAACCAAGACGCGGCCCAGTTTGACTCTAGTTGTGGTGGCCCTGGTAAGCATGACTGCGGTATTGTCAGCTTTAGTAGGCACTCAGGTCTATGTCCAAACCCAAGAACAAGCGCGAAAATCCCAGCAAATCAACAGCCAACAGTTTCTCACACTGATCAAATATCTTAATCCCAACTCTGGGGCTACTAATGAGGAGCGTCAGAGCGCAATTCTGGCTCTGGGTGGACTTAATGACCCACAGGCAATCAAATTTCTGGCGGATTTGCTGGTGAAGGAAACTGACCCAAACCTGCTGGATAATATTCAACAAGCTTTGGCTAATGTCGGACCTAAAGCTATCCCTGAATTAAAACGCCTGAATCAGTTTCTCGCTGGTGAACTCGAATTGGTAAGCGACACCCAAGAGCGGGAAATCCGCCAAAAGCGATTAAATATCAACCAACGGACAATCAATAAGATTCTTGCTGTCTACACCGGAAAAATCAACGATGTCGATTTGGGTAATACCCAGCTTGGGAATAACGCTTCTGGGGAAAGCGCTTCTTTTAACTTGGTACTAGACAAAGTTGATTTATCAGGAATTGTATTCAAGGGAGCGAATCTGAATCAAGCCAGTTTTCAGGGTAGTCGCTTCCGGGGAGTGGGTGAGGATGGACGCTGGGATACCTACGACGATGCGATCGCTAATTTGAGTCAAGCTCAGATGAGACAAGTCAATCTTACTGATGCCAACCTCAGTCGGGTTTTGATGACCGGTATCGATTTGAGCCGTGCCACTCTCAACAGAGCTAACTTAGCCAATGCACGTCTATTTGACGCTAAACTCAACAGCACCCAGCTAGTAGGAACCGATTTGCGGAGTGCAGTTTTGGAAAAAGCTAGTCTGACAGGGGCAGATATCAGCGACGCTAAATTAAACGAAGCTAATTTATATGCTGCTAACTTAGGTCGTGTCACTGCCATAGCGACACAATTGTCAAATGCCAATTTAACTAAAACCGATTGGCAAGGAGCAGACTTATCAGAAGCCGATTTAGATCATGCTAATCTCAGCGATGCTAACTTGAGTACGGCTCGGCTGACTCGTGCCGTTTTGCGCTCGGCAAATATGGAAAATGCTAATCTGCGGAATGCTGATTTGAGTCGTGCAGATTTACAGGGGGCTAATGTTGCCGGGGCAGATTTTCAGGGAACAATACTCTTTCCTCCCAAACAAGATCCAGCCGATCAATTTGTCCAAACGCCTGATCTCGGCTCGCAATCCGCTTTAGTCCAGGGCGTTGATTTTACTCAAGCCAAAAATTTAGATTCCAAGCAATTGGCTTTTATTTGTACTCAAGGCGGTATTCATCGCCGTTGTCCATAG